One segment of Nocardioides sp. QY071 DNA contains the following:
- a CDS encoding AraC family transcriptional regulator, translating into MARVSTPLGSHGVLRTTNVDDARASVAASLAPHVLTPLREVEGFRALHNAVELQRLSFHYIDYGTEVEVRADRLDFHLIQIPLGGLSHIVTGAGTVTASPRRAAITGPDEPVRMRYSAGNPRLMVRITPDLLRERLDVAAAGGLVVPQQSGAGFDLTRGAGRSWRGLVDMVMTDLEREDGLSASPLTAAALQVAVVDGLIVSLAAAPDDAAERATPDRIVRQAARLIEEHCAEPLGTLDIAEAVGVSIRALQAGFKLHLDTTPMAYVRQARLERVRQALSDGTAQSVTAAATRWGITHLGRLSGDYRAAFGETPSETLQRNR; encoded by the coding sequence ATGGCCCGGGTCTCAACCCCACTCGGCTCGCACGGCGTGCTGCGCACGACCAACGTCGACGACGCCCGGGCCTCCGTCGCCGCGTCGCTCGCACCGCACGTGCTCACTCCGCTGCGCGAGGTCGAGGGCTTCCGGGCACTCCACAACGCCGTGGAGCTGCAGCGGCTGAGCTTCCACTACATCGACTACGGCACCGAGGTGGAGGTGCGGGCCGACCGGCTCGACTTCCACCTCATCCAGATCCCGCTCGGCGGCCTGAGCCACATCGTCACCGGCGCGGGCACGGTCACCGCCAGTCCGCGCCGGGCCGCCATCACCGGCCCCGACGAACCGGTGCGGATGCGCTACTCGGCCGGCAACCCGCGTCTGATGGTCCGGATCACGCCGGACCTGTTGCGCGAGCGGCTGGACGTCGCCGCGGCGGGCGGCCTCGTCGTCCCCCAGCAGTCCGGTGCCGGCTTCGACCTCACGCGTGGCGCCGGCCGGAGCTGGCGCGGGCTGGTGGACATGGTGATGACCGACCTGGAGCGCGAGGACGGCCTGTCCGCCTCTCCCCTGACCGCCGCCGCGCTGCAGGTGGCGGTCGTCGACGGCCTGATCGTCTCGCTCGCGGCCGCCCCCGACGACGCCGCCGAGCGGGCGACGCCCGACCGGATCGTCCGGCAGGCGGCCCGACTCATCGAGGAGCACTGCGCCGAGCCGCTCGGCACGCTCGACATCGCCGAGGCGGTCGGCGTCTCGATCCGCGCCCTCCAGGCGGGCTTCAAGCTCCACCTCGACACCACGCCGATGGCCTACGTGCGCCAGGCACGGCTCGAACGGGTGCGTCAGGCCCTCTCCGACGGCACGGCGCAGTCGGTCACGGCCGCCGCCACCCGCTGGGGCATCACCCACCTCGGGCGGCTCTCCGGCGACTACCGCGCGGCGTTCGGGGAGACGCCGAGCGAGACCCTGCAGCGCAACCGCTGA
- a CDS encoding bifunctional salicylyl-CoA 5-hydroxylase/oxidoreductase translates to MKIAIVGGGPGGLYFATLMKTLDPTHEITVWERNAPEDTFGFGVVFSDETLGSIEGADQVIHDRMETRFARWTDIDVEFNGTAFTVGGQGFAAMSRKELLQIMQERVAELGVTVHYRTEAPDPDQLRSEHDLVLAADGLNSAVRTKYADVFGPSLDRRNNKYIWFGTDLVFEAFQFFVKQTEFGTMQIHGYPYSDQGSTFIVEMHDDVWRRAGLDRTEHEIFPPGVSDEYAVGRIAEIFADELQGHQILTNNSKWLNFHTVRNERWHHDNVVLLGDAAHTAHFSIGSGTKLAMEDALALAACLHEHPSVEAALAAYQAERKPVVESTQRAAQASLEWFENIGMYADQDPAQFVFNLLTRSRRITFENLKDRDAVFADLMENEFARHQGGTETAPAMFQPVRIGELELKNRVMLSPMDQYVAVDGVPTDFHLVHLGSKALGGAGLIMTEMTCVSPEGRITPGCPGIWTDDQAAAWRRVTDFVHANSTAKIGTQLGHSGRKGSTKLMWDGMDEPLEDGNWEIVGPSALPYGPGCHVPREATRGDLDQVVADFVAAARRAVDAGFDLVEVHAAHGYLLSSFLSPVANHRSDEYGGALENRLRFPIEVFEAVRAAVPTAIPVTVRISATDWIPDGNTDDDAVEIARAFIAAGAAAIDVSSGQVGKEERPAFGRSYQTPFADKIRHLVAEPAGVKVIAVGAISSYDDVNSILLAGRADICALGRTHLYDPSWTLHAAAEQEYAGPAADWPVPWAAGRRRPPTSRTDKVPPRLQLLREGETDAVHLRWTPDSSAVTA, encoded by the coding sequence ATGAAGATCGCAATCGTTGGCGGCGGGCCCGGTGGGCTCTACTTCGCCACTCTGATGAAGACCCTCGACCCCACCCACGAGATCACCGTCTGGGAGCGCAACGCGCCGGAGGACACCTTCGGCTTCGGCGTCGTGTTCTCCGACGAGACCCTCGGCAGCATCGAGGGCGCCGACCAGGTCATCCACGATCGGATGGAGACCCGCTTCGCGCGGTGGACCGACATCGACGTGGAGTTCAACGGCACCGCCTTCACCGTCGGCGGCCAGGGCTTCGCGGCGATGTCGCGCAAGGAGCTGCTGCAGATCATGCAGGAGCGGGTGGCCGAGCTCGGCGTGACCGTGCACTACCGCACCGAGGCGCCCGACCCCGACCAGCTGCGCTCCGAGCACGACCTCGTGCTCGCCGCCGACGGCCTCAACTCGGCCGTCCGCACGAAGTACGCCGACGTCTTCGGCCCGAGCCTGGACCGCCGCAACAACAAGTACATCTGGTTCGGCACCGACCTCGTCTTCGAGGCGTTCCAGTTCTTCGTGAAGCAGACCGAGTTCGGCACCATGCAGATCCACGGCTACCCCTACTCCGACCAGGGCTCGACCTTCATCGTGGAGATGCACGACGACGTGTGGCGCCGCGCCGGGCTCGACCGGACCGAGCACGAGATCTTCCCGCCCGGCGTCTCCGACGAGTACGCCGTCGGACGGATCGCCGAGATCTTCGCCGACGAGCTGCAGGGGCACCAGATCCTCACCAACAACTCGAAGTGGCTCAACTTCCACACCGTCCGCAACGAACGGTGGCACCACGACAACGTCGTCCTGCTCGGCGACGCCGCCCACACCGCCCACTTCTCGATCGGCTCGGGGACCAAGCTCGCGATGGAGGACGCCCTCGCGCTGGCCGCCTGCCTGCACGAGCACCCGAGCGTCGAGGCCGCACTTGCGGCGTACCAGGCAGAGCGCAAACCGGTCGTGGAGTCGACCCAGCGCGCGGCCCAGGCCTCGCTCGAGTGGTTCGAGAACATCGGCATGTACGCCGACCAGGACCCGGCGCAGTTCGTCTTCAACCTGCTGACCCGATCGCGCCGGATCACCTTCGAGAACCTCAAGGACCGCGACGCGGTCTTCGCCGACCTCATGGAGAACGAGTTCGCGCGTCATCAGGGCGGCACCGAGACCGCGCCCGCGATGTTCCAGCCGGTCCGCATCGGCGAGCTCGAGCTGAAGAACCGCGTCATGCTCTCGCCGATGGACCAGTACGTCGCCGTCGACGGCGTCCCCACGGACTTCCACCTCGTACACCTGGGCAGCAAGGCGCTCGGCGGCGCCGGCCTGATCATGACCGAGATGACCTGCGTGTCCCCCGAGGGCCGGATCACGCCCGGCTGCCCCGGCATCTGGACCGACGACCAGGCCGCGGCCTGGCGCCGGGTCACCGACTTCGTGCACGCCAACAGCACCGCGAAGATCGGGACCCAGCTCGGCCACTCGGGCCGCAAGGGCTCGACGAAGCTCATGTGGGACGGCATGGACGAGCCGCTCGAGGACGGCAACTGGGAGATCGTCGGACCCTCCGCCCTGCCCTACGGCCCCGGCTGCCACGTCCCACGCGAGGCGACCCGGGGCGACCTGGACCAGGTGGTCGCCGACTTCGTGGCCGCCGCACGCCGGGCGGTCGACGCCGGCTTCGACCTCGTCGAGGTCCACGCCGCCCACGGCTACCTCCTCTCCTCCTTCCTCTCCCCCGTCGCCAACCACCGCAGCGACGAGTACGGCGGAGCGCTGGAGAACCGGCTGCGCTTCCCGATCGAGGTGTTCGAGGCGGTCCGCGCCGCGGTTCCGACAGCGATCCCCGTGACCGTGCGCATCTCGGCCACCGACTGGATCCCGGACGGCAACACCGACGACGACGCGGTCGAGATCGCCCGCGCGTTCATCGCCGCCGGAGCGGCCGCGATCGACGTGTCGTCCGGGCAGGTCGGCAAGGAGGAGCGACCCGCGTTCGGCCGGTCCTACCAGACCCCCTTCGCCGACAAGATCCGTCACCTGGTGGCGGAGCCCGCCGGGGTCAAGGTGATCGCGGTCGGTGCCATCTCGTCGTACGACGACGTCAACTCGATCCTGCTGGCCGGCCGTGCCGACATCTGCGCGCTCGGCCGGACCCACCTCTACGACCCGAGCTGGACGCTGCACGCGGCGGCCGAGCAGGAGTACGCCGGCCCGGCGGCCGACTGGCCGGTGCCGTGGGCCGCCGGGCGGCGCCGGCCTCCGACATCGCGCACCGACAAGGTCCCGCCGCGACTGCAGCTGCTCCGGGAGGGCGAGACCGACGCCGTGCACCTGCGCTGGACGCCGGACAGCTCGGCGGTGACCGCCTGA
- a CDS encoding AMP-binding protein — MTATGALSRSGLEDTFARDHLPPAELWPTLEFTTPLLQYPERLNAAVELIDAAVAAHGPDRPALRTPDGTVWTYGELLARANQVAHVLVEDLGMVSGNRVLLRSPNNPWTVAAWLGVLKAGGIVVTTMAALRATELTPIVERTRPAVALVDHRLVADVHEVRDRVAPGLVVVAYGGDADDDLSRRAAGKPTTFTAVDTAADDVALLGPTSGTTGLPKLTTHFHRDILSIDNTFGRSTLRLEPTDLVACTAPLAFTFGLGMLVVFTLRAGACALLTESATPVQLAGLIDEHGVTVLATAPTAYKQILKSGSIGQLKGLRVAVTAGEHMPQATWDELRRELGLAVIDGIGATELLHVFISAAGDDVRPGATGKPVPGYRATILDADGNEVAAGVEGRLAVIGPVGCRYLDDERQRSYVVNGWNVTGDTFVRDEDGYFWYRSRTDDMIVSSGYNIGGPEVEEALGTHPDVVEAGVVGVPDPDRGALVCAFVVLREGVTGDATKVSELQQHVKDRLAPYKYPRAVRFIDALPRNTSGKLQHFRLRQLSESETRA; from the coding sequence TCACCACGCCGCTGCTGCAGTACCCCGAGCGGCTCAACGCCGCCGTCGAGCTCATCGACGCAGCGGTCGCGGCCCACGGCCCCGACCGGCCCGCCCTACGCACGCCCGACGGCACGGTGTGGACCTACGGTGAGCTGCTCGCGCGCGCCAACCAGGTCGCCCACGTCCTGGTCGAGGACCTCGGCATGGTCAGCGGCAACCGGGTGCTGCTGCGCTCCCCCAACAACCCGTGGACCGTCGCGGCCTGGCTGGGCGTGCTCAAGGCCGGCGGCATCGTCGTGACCACCATGGCCGCGCTGCGGGCGACCGAGCTGACCCCGATCGTGGAGCGCACCCGGCCGGCCGTGGCCCTGGTCGACCACCGCCTCGTCGCCGACGTGCACGAGGTCCGCGACCGGGTCGCGCCCGGGCTGGTCGTGGTCGCCTACGGCGGTGACGCCGACGACGACCTGTCCCGGCGGGCGGCCGGCAAGCCGACCACGTTCACGGCGGTGGACACCGCTGCCGACGACGTCGCACTACTCGGTCCCACCTCGGGCACCACCGGTCTGCCGAAGCTCACGACCCACTTCCACCGCGACATCTTGTCGATCGACAACACCTTCGGCCGCAGCACACTGCGGCTGGAGCCGACCGACCTGGTCGCCTGCACCGCGCCGCTCGCGTTCACGTTCGGGCTCGGCATGCTCGTCGTGTTCACGCTCCGGGCAGGTGCCTGCGCGCTGCTCACCGAGTCGGCGACGCCCGTCCAGCTCGCCGGCCTGATCGACGAGCACGGCGTCACCGTCCTCGCGACCGCGCCGACCGCCTACAAGCAGATCCTCAAGTCCGGCAGCATCGGCCAGCTCAAGGGCCTGCGCGTCGCGGTCACCGCCGGCGAGCACATGCCGCAGGCGACCTGGGACGAGCTGCGCCGCGAGCTGGGCCTGGCGGTCATCGACGGCATCGGGGCCACCGAGCTGCTGCACGTCTTCATCTCGGCGGCGGGCGACGACGTCCGTCCGGGAGCGACCGGCAAGCCCGTCCCGGGCTACCGCGCCACCATCTTGGACGCCGACGGCAACGAGGTCGCCGCGGGCGTCGAGGGCCGGCTGGCCGTCATCGGCCCCGTCGGCTGCCGCTATCTCGACGACGAGCGGCAGCGCAGCTACGTCGTCAACGGCTGGAACGTCACCGGCGACACCTTCGTCCGCGACGAGGACGGCTACTTCTGGTACCGCTCCCGCACCGACGACATGATCGTCTCCTCCGGCTACAACATCGGCGGCCCCGAGGTCGAGGAGGCGCTCGGCACCCACCCGGACGTCGTCGAGGCCGGCGTGGTCGGCGTACCCGACCCGGACCGCGGTGCGCTCGTGTGCGCCTTCGTCGTGCTGCGCGAGGGCGTCACCGGCGACGCCACGAAGGTCAGCGAGCTCCAGCAGCACGTCAAGGACCGCCTGGCCCCCTACAAGTACCCGCGGGCGGTGCGCTTCATCGACGCCCTGCCGCGCAACACCAGTGGAAAGCTGCAGCACTTCAGGCTGCGACAGCTCAGCGAATCGGAGACCCGAGCATGA
- a CDS encoding indolepyruvate ferredoxin oxidoreductase subunit alpha codes for MAERSFAHEVKKLRMGEGSRFSGEGILAVTKALLQSGVAYVGGYQGAPISHLMDVLGDAHEILDELDVYFENSASEATAAAMLAASVNYPLRGAITFKSTVGTNVASDALANLASGGVRGGALIIVGEDYGEGSSIMQERSHAFAMKSQMWLLDPRPNIEAIVNAVEAGFELSEASNTPVMLQLRLRSCHLYGSFTAKDNVRPPMTVKDAVENPSRQLDRIVLPPASFLHEKEKLEDRWPAAVDYIRSRGLNEVLGEGGPNDDIGIIVQGGVYNTLNRAMELLGCSDTFGNTQVPTYVMNVTYPVVDSEILEFCQGKRAVLLVEEGQPDYIEQNLNAILRRAGSSVALHGKDLLPVGGEYTATAVTRGVHAFLSRYAPGAAQGSPSLLLPESDPSSPFAPRVDKSVVRTRPPGLCTGCPERPIFSALKLAEKETGKKHHVSADIGCHLFAINEPFNLGATTMGYGLGSAGAAALNSKDADRRTVAVMGDGGFWHNGLTSGVGNAVFNQSDQLLLVVDNAYSAATGGQDVLSSKADNVLRSTKHPIEKAVRGVGVTWARTVSDTYQIGKLRDLFVKALTTRTAGPKVVVAQSECMLNKQRREKPVRAKAMKEGKRVVKERFGVDADTCTGDHACIRVSGCPSLSIKANPDPMRTDPVATVLDSCVGCGVCGANAHAASLCPSFYRSDLVHNPNRRDRVLALLRKGWIGLLSAGVERRAARYEVLEVI; via the coding sequence ATGGCCGAGCGGTCGTTCGCCCACGAGGTGAAGAAGCTGCGCATGGGAGAGGGCAGCCGGTTCTCCGGCGAGGGCATCCTCGCGGTGACCAAGGCCCTCCTCCAGTCCGGCGTCGCCTACGTCGGCGGCTACCAGGGTGCGCCCATCTCCCACTTGATGGACGTGCTCGGGGACGCGCACGAGATCCTCGACGAGCTCGACGTCTACTTCGAGAACAGCGCCTCCGAGGCCACCGCCGCCGCGATGCTCGCCGCGTCGGTCAACTACCCCCTGCGCGGTGCGATCACCTTCAAGTCCACCGTCGGCACCAACGTCGCGTCCGACGCGCTGGCCAACCTGGCCAGCGGCGGCGTACGCGGGGGCGCGCTGATCATCGTCGGCGAGGACTACGGCGAGGGCTCCAGCATCATGCAGGAGCGCTCGCACGCCTTCGCCATGAAGTCCCAGATGTGGCTGCTCGACCCGCGGCCCAACATCGAGGCGATCGTCAACGCCGTCGAGGCCGGCTTCGAGCTCTCCGAGGCCAGCAACACCCCGGTGATGCTGCAGCTGCGGCTGCGCTCGTGCCACCTCTACGGCAGCTTCACGGCCAAGGACAACGTCCGTCCCCCCATGACCGTCAAGGACGCCGTCGAGAATCCCTCCCGGCAGCTCGACCGGATCGTGCTGCCCCCGGCGAGCTTCCTGCACGAGAAGGAGAAGCTCGAGGACCGTTGGCCGGCCGCCGTCGACTACATCCGCAGCCGCGGCCTCAACGAGGTCCTCGGCGAGGGCGGCCCGAACGACGACATCGGCATCATCGTGCAGGGCGGTGTCTACAACACGCTGAACCGAGCGATGGAGCTGCTCGGCTGCTCGGACACCTTCGGCAACACGCAGGTACCGACGTACGTCATGAACGTGACCTACCCGGTCGTCGACAGCGAGATCCTCGAGTTCTGCCAGGGCAAGCGGGCCGTGCTCCTGGTCGAGGAGGGCCAACCGGACTACATCGAGCAGAACCTCAACGCGATCCTGCGGCGCGCCGGGTCCTCGGTGGCACTGCACGGCAAGGACCTGCTGCCGGTCGGCGGGGAGTACACCGCCACCGCGGTCACCCGGGGGGTGCACGCGTTCCTGAGCCGGTACGCGCCGGGCGCCGCCCAGGGCAGCCCGTCCCTGCTCCTGCCCGAGTCCGACCCGAGCAGCCCGTTCGCCCCGCGGGTCGACAAGTCCGTGGTCCGCACGCGCCCGCCCGGCCTGTGCACCGGCTGCCCCGAGCGGCCGATCTTCTCCGCACTCAAGCTCGCGGAGAAGGAGACGGGGAAGAAGCACCACGTCAGCGCCGACATCGGCTGTCACCTCTTCGCCATCAACGAGCCGTTCAACCTCGGCGCCACCACGATGGGCTACGGCCTCGGGTCCGCCGGCGCGGCCGCGCTCAACTCGAAGGACGCCGACCGCCGCACGGTCGCCGTCATGGGCGACGGTGGCTTCTGGCACAACGGGCTGACCAGCGGCGTCGGCAACGCGGTGTTCAACCAGAGCGACCAGCTGCTGCTGGTCGTCGACAACGCCTACAGTGCGGCGACCGGCGGCCAGGACGTCTTGTCGTCGAAGGCCGACAACGTGCTCCGCTCGACGAAGCACCCGATCGAGAAGGCCGTGCGTGGCGTCGGCGTCACCTGGGCACGCACGGTGAGCGACACCTACCAGATCGGCAAGCTGCGCGACCTCTTCGTCAAGGCGCTGACCACCCGGACCGCCGGGCCGAAGGTCGTGGTCGCGCAGAGCGAGTGCATGCTCAACAAGCAGCGCCGCGAGAAGCCGGTGCGCGCGAAGGCGATGAAGGAGGGCAAGCGGGTCGTCAAGGAGCGCTTCGGTGTCGATGCGGACACGTGCACGGGCGACCACGCGTGCATCCGGGTCTCCGGCTGCCCGTCGCTCAGCATCAAGGCGAACCCCGACCCGATGCGCACCGACCCGGTCGCGACGGTCCTCGACTCCTGCGTCGGCTGCGGCGTGTGCGGCGCCAATGCCCACGCCGCGTCGCTGTGCCCGTCCTTCTACCGCAGCGACCTGGTCCACAACCCGAACCGGCGCGACAGGGTGCTCGCCCTGCTGCGCAAGGGCTGGATCGGCCTCCTCTCCGCCGGAGTGGAGCGCCGGGCAGCCCGCTACGAAGTCCTCGAGGTGATCTGA
- a CDS encoding LLM class flavin-dependent oxidoreductase, producing the protein MSIPILDNDHFRLGLFSSNCSGGLAVTTIPERWSASWEDNLRLARVADETGIDFMLPIARWIGYGGDTNFHEGVLEPIPWATAILAHTERLNVFATVHTAFNHPAVVAKQLATIDQMAPGRVGVNVVAGWNQPEYVAMGADLPQDHDSRYQLAQEWIDVMNTLWSRDGRYDIKGRFWNLEGIESLPKPAVGRLPILNAGSSAQGKAYAARNADFVFTIVGGPEDGAGVVTELQANSAALGRKAGVLTPTHVVCRPTRKEAEEYLHYYAVENADWDAVDNLMRLQGLHAQSFSKELLENFRGRFAAGHGTCPLIGSPDDVADEIERFAKAGFGGITMAFVDYVGELEYFAEEVMPRLVKKGLRPEAL; encoded by the coding sequence ATGAGCATCCCGATCCTCGACAACGACCACTTCCGCCTCGGCCTGTTCTCGTCCAACTGCTCCGGCGGCCTCGCCGTGACCACGATCCCCGAGCGGTGGTCGGCGTCGTGGGAGGACAACCTGCGGCTCGCCCGGGTCGCCGACGAGACCGGGATCGACTTCATGCTCCCGATCGCGCGCTGGATCGGCTACGGCGGCGACACCAACTTCCACGAGGGCGTGCTCGAGCCGATCCCGTGGGCCACCGCGATCCTGGCCCACACCGAGCGGCTCAACGTCTTCGCGACGGTCCACACCGCGTTCAACCACCCGGCCGTCGTCGCCAAGCAGCTCGCGACGATCGACCAGATGGCGCCGGGCCGCGTCGGCGTCAACGTCGTCGCGGGATGGAACCAGCCGGAGTACGTCGCGATGGGCGCCGACCTGCCGCAGGACCACGACTCGCGCTACCAGCTGGCGCAGGAGTGGATCGACGTGATGAACACGCTGTGGAGCAGGGACGGCCGGTACGACATCAAGGGCCGCTTCTGGAACCTCGAGGGCATCGAGTCGCTGCCCAAGCCCGCGGTGGGCCGGCTCCCCATCCTCAACGCCGGCTCGTCCGCGCAGGGCAAGGCGTACGCCGCCCGCAACGCCGACTTCGTCTTCACGATCGTCGGCGGTCCCGAGGACGGGGCGGGCGTCGTGACCGAGCTGCAGGCCAACTCCGCGGCCCTCGGGCGCAAGGCCGGTGTCCTCACGCCGACGCACGTCGTGTGCCGCCCGACCCGCAAGGAGGCCGAGGAGTACCTCCACTACTACGCGGTCGAGAACGCCGACTGGGACGCCGTCGACAACCTCATGCGTCTGCAGGGCCTGCACGCGCAGTCGTTCTCGAAGGAGCTCCTCGAGAACTTCCGTGGCCGCTTCGCCGCCGGCCACGGCACCTGCCCGCTGATCGGCTCACCCGACGACGTCGCCGACGAGATCGAGCGCTTCGCGAAGGCCGGGTTCGGTGGCATCACCATGGCCTTCGTGGACTACGTCGGCGAGCTCGAGTACTTCGCCGAGGAGGTCATGCCGCGCCTGGTCAAGAAGGGTCTGCGGCCCGAGGCCCTCTGA
- a CDS encoding cyclase family protein, giving the protein MTAVDALLAGLASGEVEIVDLTAPLSPDTPILELPAPFANTIPLSLEVVSDFDDAGPAWGWNNIHTGEHTGTHLDAPVHWATGREGYSVDTIPPSRLVGPAVVLDFTSEAAENPDFLLEPEHLEKHVANNGPIPEGAWLVFRTGWSRFNTDAAAFANADETGPHTPGVSPAAAEWLSRSAITGFAVETVGVDAGQAGGMEPPFPVHHFLLGANKFGLTQLQNLDRLPASGAVIIASPLPIVGGTGSPARVLAIVPA; this is encoded by the coding sequence ATGACTGCCGTTGACGCCCTGCTCGCCGGCCTCGCCTCGGGCGAGGTCGAGATCGTCGACCTCACCGCCCCGCTCTCGCCCGACACCCCGATCCTCGAGCTCCCCGCGCCCTTCGCGAACACCATCCCGCTCTCGCTCGAAGTCGTCTCCGACTTCGACGACGCGGGCCCGGCCTGGGGCTGGAACAACATCCACACCGGCGAGCACACCGGCACCCATCTCGACGCTCCGGTGCACTGGGCGACCGGGCGGGAGGGCTACTCCGTCGACACCATCCCGCCGAGCCGCCTGGTCGGCCCGGCCGTGGTCCTCGACTTCACCTCCGAGGCGGCCGAGAACCCCGACTTCCTGCTCGAGCCCGAGCACCTGGAGAAGCACGTCGCCAACAACGGCCCGATCCCCGAGGGGGCGTGGTTGGTGTTCCGCACCGGCTGGAGCCGGTTCAACACCGACGCCGCCGCCTTCGCCAACGCCGACGAGACCGGGCCCCACACCCCGGGCGTCTCCCCCGCCGCCGCCGAGTGGCTCTCTCGATCGGCGATCACCGGCTTCGCCGTCGAGACCGTCGGCGTCGACGCCGGGCAGGCCGGCGGCATGGAGCCGCCGTTCCCGGTGCACCACTTCCTGCTCGGCGCCAACAAGTTCGGGCTCACCCAGCTGCAGAACCTCGACCGGCTGCCGGCGAGCGGCGCCGTCATCATCGCCTCGCCGTTGCCGATCGTCGGAGGCACCGGCTCGCCGGCCCGCGTCCTCGCGATCGTCCCCGCCTGA
- a CDS encoding hotdog domain-containing protein, with product MDDSSLACGHFRTRVEWIDTDASGIYHNSTVTRFVEAAEATLMRERGLGGYFASAPRVRFEADFLAPLFFGQEATATVFLAAIGSSSMTWEFEVWGEEFEGRPRTRAARGRYVTVHMGTGQVAATADDGSRRSLPWPAEWVAALTTDLRA from the coding sequence ATGGACGACTCATCACTGGCCTGCGGCCACTTCCGCACGCGTGTCGAGTGGATCGACACCGACGCGTCCGGGATCTACCACAACAGCACGGTGACGCGGTTCGTCGAGGCCGCCGAGGCCACGCTCATGCGCGAGCGCGGCCTCGGCGGGTACTTCGCCAGCGCGCCACGGGTCCGCTTCGAGGCGGACTTCCTGGCTCCCCTGTTCTTCGGGCAGGAGGCGACCGCGACGGTGTTTCTCGCCGCGATCGGGAGCTCGTCGATGACCTGGGAGTTCGAGGTCTGGGGCGAGGAGTTCGAGGGCCGGCCGCGCACGCGGGCGGCGCGCGGCCGCTACGTCACCGTGCACATGGGCACCGGCCAGGTGGCCGCGACCGCCGACGACGGCTCCCGCAGGAGCCTGCCCTGGCCCGCCGAGTGGGTCGCGGCGCTCACCACGGATCTCCGTGCCTGA
- a CDS encoding flavin reductase family protein, producing MTPSALRGQLARWPTGVAVVTALGAEGPVGKTVNSFHATSLEPALVGWCIDHRSSQLDEWLAADGYVVHVAAADQTDLVTRFATSASDRFAGLDWTPGLDGMPVLPVDVPLRLECRVAHRFAVGDHTYLIGEVVAMTAAADAVPMTLQR from the coding sequence GTGACACCCTCTGCGCTGCGGGGCCAGCTCGCCAGGTGGCCCACGGGCGTCGCCGTCGTCACCGCCCTCGGTGCCGAGGGACCGGTGGGCAAGACCGTCAACAGCTTCCACGCCACCTCGCTGGAGCCGGCGCTGGTCGGCTGGTGCATCGACCACCGCTCGAGCCAGCTCGACGAGTGGCTGGCCGCCGACGGCTACGTCGTCCACGTGGCCGCTGCCGACCAGACGGACCTCGTCACCCGCTTCGCGACCTCGGCGTCCGACCGGTTCGCCGGCCTGGACTGGACGCCGGGGCTCGACGGCATGCCGGTCCTCCCGGTCGACGTCCCGCTGCGACTCGAGTGCCGCGTCGCGCACCGGTTCGCGGTGGGTGACCACACCTACCTCATCGGCGAGGTCGTCGCGATGACGGCGGCCGCCGACGCCGTACCCATGACCCTCCAGCGCTGA
- a CDS encoding PaaX family transcriptional regulator C-terminal domain-containing protein, giving the protein MSSKAPQSRTTVVTFLGAVVRPLGGWMPIAGAVDLLAEVGIDAPGVRTAVFRLKKNGWLDSVSQDGVRGYSLTSEADATLAAGDEVIWHARRPADLADGWCIVHFGVPESKRAQRHQLRAHLAHLGFGNAGTALWIAPARMRDAAERAVAELDLAEHAAIFVGGYHGPQDLTDLLYGSWDLDAIDQGYRDFVGAYGPRVDELRGLRGAAAFAAYLTLVDTWRKLPFRDPGLPSEVLDPKWSAPEATRLFEQLVAALEKPALKHAKTHWPQP; this is encoded by the coding sequence GTGAGCAGCAAGGCACCGCAGTCCCGCACCACCGTCGTGACGTTCCTCGGCGCGGTGGTGCGCCCGCTGGGTGGGTGGATGCCGATCGCGGGAGCCGTCGACCTGCTCGCCGAGGTCGGAATCGACGCGCCCGGCGTCCGCACGGCCGTCTTCCGGCTGAAGAAGAACGGCTGGCTCGACTCGGTCTCCCAGGACGGCGTGCGCGGCTACTCCCTGACCAGCGAGGCCGACGCGACGCTCGCCGCCGGCGACGAGGTGATCTGGCACGCCCGTCGTCCCGCGGACCTCGCCGACGGCTGGTGCATCGTGCACTTCGGCGTGCCGGAGTCGAAGCGGGCCCAGCGCCACCAGCTGAGGGCCCACCTGGCCCACCTCGGGTTCGGCAACGCCGGCACCGCGCTGTGGATCGCCCCGGCCCGCATGCGCGACGCCGCCGAGCGGGCCGTCGCCGAGCTGGACCTCGCCGAGCACGCGGCGATCTTCGTCGGCGGCTACCACGGGCCGCAGGACCTCACCGACCTGCTCTACGGCTCGTGGGACCTCGACGCGATCGACCAGGGCTATCGCGACTTCGTCGGCGCCTACGGGCCGCGGGTCGACGAGCTCCGCGGGCTGCGGGGAGCCGCGGCGTTCGCGGCATACCTCACCCTCGTCGACACCTGGCGCAAGCTGCCCTTCCGCGACCCCGGCCTGCCCAGTGAGGTGCTCGACCCGAAATGGTCGGCCCCCGAGGCGACCCGGCTCTTCGAGCAGCTCGTCGCCGCGCTGGAGAAGCCGGCGCTCAAGCACGCGAAGACGCACTGGCCCCAGCCCTGA